In one window of Cytophagaceae bacterium ABcell3 DNA:
- a CDS encoding type IX secretion system membrane protein PorP/SprF yields the protein MKKLLIFFFLQLSVVAVFGQQRPQYSQYMVNPFLLNPAVAGTEDYADFRAGYRNQWIGFPGAPTTIYLSGHAPIGKGMVQNNRTRVKKNGFHAVGGVVSNDVTGPSSRLTITASYAYHLKIAPKTFISMGISGGMQQYMLDESQLTTVVDNDPMIHGISNTSLADVSTGFWLYNPNYFVGGSISQIFNPVIFNHHTNEMENHGRLNHHYFITSGVRIPLDHDWSLVPSVLLKGVTPAPLSFDVNCKIRYQNIAWGGISYRRTDAVAAMVGFILNDRFDISYSYDFITSNIRHYTGGSHEIVIGYRMPLAPGLVCPSKYW from the coding sequence ATGAAAAAACTACTAATATTCTTTTTCCTGCAATTATCTGTAGTTGCAGTATTTGGCCAGCAAAGGCCCCAGTACTCCCAGTATATGGTGAACCCGTTCCTGCTCAACCCCGCGGTGGCAGGAACGGAAGACTATGCTGATTTCAGGGCCGGTTACAGAAATCAATGGATCGGGTTTCCAGGCGCACCGACCACTATCTACCTTAGTGGACATGCCCCCATAGGAAAGGGAATGGTACAGAACAACAGGACAAGGGTCAAAAAGAACGGGTTCCATGCTGTAGGTGGTGTCGTGTCAAACGATGTCACAGGGCCAAGCAGCAGGTTGACAATTACCGCTTCCTACGCTTACCACCTAAAAATTGCCCCTAAAACTTTTATCTCCATGGGTATATCGGGTGGAATGCAGCAATATATGTTGGACGAGTCACAACTGACCACTGTAGTGGACAACGACCCGATGATTCACGGGATTTCAAATACCTCGTTGGCAGATGTAAGCACAGGCTTCTGGTTGTACAACCCTAACTATTTTGTGGGCGGTTCCATTAGCCAGATATTCAACCCTGTTATTTTCAACCACCATACCAATGAGATGGAAAACCATGGAAGGCTTAACCACCATTACTTCATAACTTCCGGTGTAAGGATCCCATTGGATCATGACTGGTCGTTGGTGCCATCGGTACTACTTAAAGGCGTCACCCCTGCCCCACTATCTTTTGACGTAAACTGCAAGATCAGGTACCAAAACATTGCATGGGGCGGTATCTCCTACAGACGTACAGATGCAGTGGCAGCCATGGTAGGCTTTATATTGAACGACAGGTTTGACATTAGTTATTCTTATGACTTCATCACCTCCAATATCAGGCACTATACAGGAGGTAGCCACGAAATTGTGATAGGTTATAGAATGCCACTCGCTCCAGGACTTGTATGTCCTTCTAAGTATTGGTAA
- a CDS encoding TolC family protein, with the protein MLLTCFQGIAQDENVVPVNLEYILTAGGANNLTIQEYRQRQELANADQRRAREWWLPELYAGFQGHQLGGAAMNADGRFFLDVNRRTFWSGMGLNASWDFGSGIFAAQSAQAQSQAVKHQAQAERNQALLEAVEAYYDFMTAQLNYQAYEQLYHQADTIARQVEVQVEAGMRYESELLLARSNINHMRVQMLSARRDFANHSARLKRLLNMEPEARLISVDTVLVPLELEEGEELFTDFAEARQRRPEVKEAQLRLQAVQLERKTTTTGLLLPTLSFNTWGAAFGGLFSPVQPMFSDQYPETQTFYPTGAWDASLMWRIPLGRIFSGGELQQFNVGVALQETRLRQAENRVNEEVLRARENMVLSREQMEVAEEGSILAREALQQSILRQEVGTVRPFEILQAQEAYLQNRLDYIRSVSDYNKNQYRLYVAEGNDL; encoded by the coding sequence ATGCTTCTGACTTGTTTTCAAGGAATAGCGCAGGACGAAAATGTGGTTCCTGTAAACTTAGAATATATACTTACTGCAGGAGGTGCCAACAACCTGACCATTCAGGAGTACCGCCAGCGACAGGAACTGGCAAATGCAGACCAGAGACGGGCAAGAGAGTGGTGGCTTCCGGAGCTTTATGCCGGATTTCAGGGACACCAGCTTGGCGGTGCAGCCATGAATGCCGATGGTCGTTTTTTTCTTGATGTAAACCGCCGTACTTTCTGGTCTGGCATGGGATTAAATGCTTCGTGGGACTTTGGCAGCGGGATTTTTGCGGCTCAGTCAGCACAGGCGCAAAGTCAGGCTGTAAAGCATCAGGCACAGGCAGAGCGTAATCAGGCACTGCTGGAGGCGGTAGAGGCTTATTATGATTTTATGACAGCCCAGCTTAACTATCAGGCTTATGAGCAACTTTACCACCAGGCAGATACCATTGCAAGGCAGGTGGAGGTGCAGGTAGAAGCAGGTATGCGCTATGAATCTGAATTGCTTCTGGCCAGGAGCAATATAAACCATATGCGGGTTCAGATGCTCAGTGCCCGCAGGGATTTTGCCAACCATAGCGCCCGCCTCAAGCGCCTGCTGAACATGGAGCCGGAGGCCAGATTGATAAGTGTGGATACAGTGCTTGTTCCGCTGGAGTTGGAAGAAGGTGAGGAGCTTTTTACCGATTTTGCTGAGGCACGTCAAAGAAGACCGGAAGTTAAGGAAGCGCAATTACGGCTTCAGGCTGTGCAGCTGGAAAGAAAAACTACCACCACCGGACTCTTGCTTCCAACCTTAAGTTTCAACACCTGGGGAGCGGCATTCGGAGGTTTGTTCTCTCCGGTTCAGCCTATGTTTTCCGACCAATATCCCGAAACTCAGACATTTTATCCCACCGGAGCATGGGATGCCTCTTTGATGTGGAGAATCCCTCTGGGCCGGATTTTCAGCGGTGGAGAACTACAGCAGTTTAATGTCGGTGTGGCACTGCAGGAAACACGTCTCAGGCAGGCAGAGAACAGGGTTAATGAAGAAGTCTTAAGGGCTAGAGAAAATATGGTTCTTTCCAGAGAGCAGATGGAGGTGGCAGAAGAGGGGAGTATATTGGCGCGGGAAGCGCTTCAGCAAAGCATACTCCGTCAAGAAGTCGGAACGGTAAGGCCTTTTGAAATTCTTCAGGCGCAGGAAGCTTACCTGCAAAACCGCCTTGATTACATCAGGTCAGTTTCTGATTATAACAAAAACCAGTACCGGTTGTACGTGGCGGAGGGGAATGATTTGTAG
- a CDS encoding thioredoxin family protein: protein MKHLFTIIAPLLIFSTAFIPQEKSINEGIKFHTSSWEEVQELASKEGKPIFIDLYASWCGVCRSLKEKTFSDAKAAEFFNTNYINYAVDGESKEGKKLLEKYILTDEEDPRMKFRQYPQLLILDQAGNLVQKHNGFLSAEELIELGNIKNSH, encoded by the coding sequence ATGAAACATTTGTTTACTATAATTGCTCCTTTATTAATCTTTAGTACTGCCTTTATTCCTCAAGAAAAATCAATAAACGAAGGCATCAAATTCCATACAAGCTCGTGGGAAGAGGTACAGGAATTAGCATCCAAAGAGGGCAAACCAATTTTTATTGATTTGTATGCTTCATGGTGTGGCGTGTGCCGATCTCTTAAAGAAAAAACTTTTAGTGATGCAAAAGCTGCGGAGTTTTTTAACACCAACTATATAAATTATGCGGTAGACGGGGAAAGTAAAGAAGGCAAAAAACTATTAGAAAAGTATATACTCACCGACGAGGAAGATCCACGGATGAAATTCCGACAATATCCACAATTACTAATTTTAGATCAAGCCGGAAATCTTGTTCAAAAACACAATGGATTTCTTTCTGCAGAAGAACTTATTGAATTGGGAAATATAAAAAATAGTCATTAG
- a CDS encoding gliding motility-associated C-terminal domain-containing protein encodes MKINRRFNYINLTKAFLVAFCSILINESYAQNLRISGGNTVSTALCADGKMFTWGLNTGGQLGHDESNADGYTLAPEEVEFPANDPYFDYLNSGIRLRNVDAGSGAHFIASDCEGGVWSWGNNNHGQTGTNSPDERLNRPQRVRRGQHPGGGDIHPSLEDYLVDVAFIAGGNNSSYVVTNTGEVLAWGENADGQLGDGTFDDSPTPRYVLTGPGERLQNVIEVGAGDETAYALTADGIVYSWGNYGNAYLGRPDNNNEYARPVLRDGEPLSNIVSLNAGDVMSFALDDEGFVWAWGDHGWGGSAGTGTPTNQHEEPKRVVAGEWGTTEGTAGFGQTYLRARSISGGQGFGTAVTIDGIPVAWGNDGACGGAAAGGNLGNGGGGDSPAPVIVRTDANSYHTNVIQISAADTWGYYITDNNDIYAWGNNALGQLGINSTECQDYAVPLTLPDCGLPAPLPEARISPAGLYVCPLNWDGTMLNSGFSVGPDLIDDYTITWFRNSQPLTNPSTDPLTYEATEPGIYSVNIEYIGNDTPCEPYETATDNIEILIYEREFEVPEDLTFCGDTITAHIESGYGLYEWYTEEIGGELIGTSTRTNEVRFPKSSVTEVSGTEHTVYVEEVGLGNGNVGPVSSSCDSEDLHGTTTSNTMIRVFEGSITIDTISIFHEGEWQGSSTNYDWQVCIYGSKLDPNGNEVSDEDNIIACGEVVTLPSHDDQDEYLELKIPVNITLEGARVGREYWIGFGDNTTGIRSQYFTCPPGPAIDDIDNKDYIHLIRADQHGNHQSDVEWGQFANIQFTANQGFCERVPVTITEECPCLPPNEVSVTPSDTLIFCEGEALNIEATVDTTGLSPVNDAYYFTWYLDEDQLGAPSVDYEDIDIAEITVDQSGLYRIRVEDGTTGNSSCYLEDSVYVIVDEPVDPGSIVDEEQVICVGTIPDALLSDEPASGGNDSGDFDYQWQSSLTGDEEDFDDIAGADEEDFTPDALEESTYFRRMATSGECPPTYTDPVLVTVIDEVDPGEIGEDVEICINTIPPTIEETVAASGGDEDFVYQWEVSIDGDTWDEIDGETSIDYSPSDPISEETYYRRRVSAGPCDSVYSNIVTISITPVLTGGAISQDQRTCYDVEPDFPLVSEQDADGGDGTYEYTWQSASLDDPENWTPESAADGSELVLGALTESRMYRRMVVSGDNEECNTAYSDTVTVTVYEMTEPGTIGDPEIICYNGTPSELINVDLPTEGDTEEVVPYTYRWLYAEESAPGSWAAAGGTGENFQPGQLTETTWFVREVTSGNCPPVESDPIEIAVTDPLEPGAIGDDTTICAGSSPGTIAEIDPAEGGGGGYTYVWEKSEDNGPWEVIDDETAFEYTPDNVLVDTRYRRIVSTDVCDAEESNIVTVSVLPGLDPGEIADDQAICYDTQPDEIISVSSAQGGTGDFDYSWLYATEDDIANDDWNPITGEDGLTYTPDNLTESTYFARMVVSGTGDCNTSVTMPVFIEVYEDLTPGAIEDDQEICEDETPEPITELTPAAGGDGDYAYTWEMTEDNGTTWTTISGATTATYAPGALTQTTIYRRNVTSGDCGTVTSNMVEIDVTPNEAVDVSITNPGNTCIGENMTFNATPQNEGNSPVYAWYVNDTEVPGGTGSSFTTDDLNDGDRVKVILTSSIECTTNNPAESNEEVADITTSVIPAVTINNPDDICEGEEVNFTANPSGGGNTPTYEWFVNGVSQGPEDLVATWSSDQLQDGDEVHVVMTSSSQCIDASVSDEATSNTHEMEVIENAVVSVSISANPASRECEGTPVTFTATPTNEGTSPTYQWYVNGQPTGMNNPVFEADDLEDEDEVWVEMESSLRCVVQRDAASNIHEMEVEPIVPVSVSLQGPSGTICEGAEATFTATPTNGGSNPTYQWFVEGQLQAETSDVFVSDELSDDDEVEVRLTSSEMCPDGTASDNFTADIFTMPDINVTPTPVVMCEGSSQLLTPDVNESGSTYEWFIDGTSTGHNSRTYMASETGTHTVWVDFPHGCGKESEPAEVTVLPEPDPVINEDSTTICEDEYATFTVDASDNNNSIQWYLNGMPIDGETGHTIHINEPGLLTVVEDNGTCNTRSTEVPLVVIPNPVPYAGEDVTVIEGDPVQLTATGGETFSWYPEDGLDDPNIPNPVFISEDNITYTVTVANEHCEGQDEVNITVQKPIVVRNSFTPNGDNINDTWYIENLERFPDARIEIYNRWGSLVWLSDGPAEWDGTNFRNNEDLPVATYYYVIILNSEIFDKPYTGHVTIVR; translated from the coding sequence ATGAAAATTAACAGGCGGTTCAATTACATCAATTTAACAAAGGCCTTCTTGGTTGCCTTTTGCTCTATATTAATCAATGAAAGCTATGCTCAGAATTTGAGGATTTCTGGGGGAAATACTGTATCAACAGCTTTATGTGCTGACGGCAAAATGTTTACATGGGGATTAAATACAGGAGGGCAGCTAGGGCATGATGAGTCAAATGCAGACGGATACACTTTGGCACCTGAAGAAGTTGAATTTCCAGCAAACGACCCTTATTTTGATTATCTTAACAGTGGTATTCGCTTAAGGAATGTAGATGCAGGTTCTGGCGCCCACTTTATTGCTTCAGATTGTGAAGGAGGTGTATGGTCATGGGGCAACAATAACCATGGACAAACAGGCACCAACAGTCCGGACGAAAGGCTAAACCGGCCACAACGAGTAAGAAGAGGACAACATCCTGGTGGCGGAGATATACATCCTAGTCTTGAAGATTATTTAGTTGATGTGGCTTTTATTGCAGGAGGCAACAACTCCAGCTATGTAGTAACCAATACGGGAGAAGTTTTGGCCTGGGGGGAAAACGCAGATGGACAATTAGGCGATGGAACTTTTGATGACTCTCCCACCCCCCGCTATGTATTAACAGGTCCAGGAGAAAGGCTCCAAAACGTTATAGAAGTAGGAGCTGGAGACGAAACAGCATATGCTTTAACGGCGGATGGTATTGTATATTCATGGGGTAATTATGGAAATGCTTACCTTGGACGCCCAGATAACAATAATGAATATGCAAGACCTGTATTAAGGGACGGAGAACCATTAAGTAATATTGTTTCATTAAATGCCGGAGACGTAATGAGTTTTGCCCTTGATGACGAAGGTTTTGTTTGGGCTTGGGGCGACCATGGCTGGGGAGGGTCTGCTGGAACTGGTACCCCTACCAATCAACATGAAGAGCCTAAAAGAGTAGTAGCTGGCGAATGGGGTACAACCGAAGGCACTGCAGGATTTGGACAAACATATTTAAGAGCCAGGTCTATATCAGGTGGACAGGGCTTTGGTACAGCAGTAACTATTGATGGAATACCTGTTGCTTGGGGGAATGATGGAGCCTGTGGAGGAGCTGCTGCTGGTGGAAACCTAGGAAATGGAGGCGGAGGCGACTCCCCTGCCCCTGTAATAGTTAGAACTGACGCCAACTCATACCACACCAATGTAATTCAAATATCTGCTGCTGACACTTGGGGGTATTATATTACAGACAACAACGATATTTACGCATGGGGAAATAATGCATTAGGCCAACTAGGTATCAACAGTACCGAATGTCAAGACTATGCAGTACCCTTAACCTTACCAGATTGTGGACTGCCAGCCCCGCTCCCTGAAGCACGGATTTCTCCGGCAGGATTATATGTTTGTCCGCTAAACTGGGATGGCACCATGCTTAACTCAGGCTTTTCAGTAGGCCCAGACCTAATTGACGATTATACCATTACATGGTTTAGAAACAGTCAGCCTTTAACCAATCCCTCTACCGATCCGTTAACATATGAAGCTACAGAGCCAGGCATTTATTCGGTAAATATTGAATATATAGGTAATGACACACCATGCGAACCTTATGAAACAGCTACTGACAACATAGAAATTTTAATTTACGAGAGAGAGTTTGAAGTACCTGAAGACTTAACTTTCTGCGGTGACACGATAACTGCACATATTGAATCAGGATATGGACTTTACGAATGGTATACAGAAGAGATTGGAGGAGAATTAATAGGTACCAGCACAAGAACAAATGAGGTTAGATTCCCGAAAAGTTCAGTCACTGAAGTCTCTGGCACTGAACACACTGTATATGTAGAAGAAGTAGGTTTGGGAAATGGCAATGTAGGTCCTGTTTCCTCTTCATGCGATTCCGAAGATTTGCATGGAACCACAACATCTAATACCATGATAAGGGTTTTTGAAGGCTCTATTACCATAGATACTATATCAATTTTTCATGAAGGCGAATGGCAAGGCTCTTCTACAAATTATGATTGGCAGGTCTGTATATATGGTTCAAAATTAGATCCGAACGGAAACGAAGTATCAGATGAAGATAATATTATTGCTTGTGGAGAAGTCGTAACACTACCCTCACATGATGACCAAGATGAATATCTCGAATTAAAAATCCCGGTCAATATCACCCTTGAAGGGGCCAGAGTAGGTCGTGAATACTGGATAGGATTTGGAGACAATACCACCGGGATCAGATCTCAATACTTCACATGCCCCCCAGGACCTGCCATAGATGATATTGACAACAAAGATTACATACACCTTATACGAGCCGATCAGCATGGCAATCATCAAAGTGACGTTGAATGGGGACAATTTGCTAATATCCAGTTTACAGCAAATCAGGGTTTTTGTGAAAGAGTGCCTGTAACTATAACAGAAGAATGTCCATGCTTACCACCTAATGAAGTTTCAGTAACCCCAAGCGACACCCTAATATTTTGCGAAGGTGAAGCTCTAAACATTGAAGCTACTGTAGATACCACAGGTTTAAGCCCGGTAAATGATGCATATTACTTCACTTGGTACTTAGACGAAGATCAGCTTGGCGCACCTTCTGTAGATTATGAAGATATTGATATTGCCGAAATCACTGTTGACCAAAGCGGACTTTACAGAATTAGAGTGGAAGACGGTACTACCGGAAACTCTAGCTGCTACTTAGAAGACTCTGTTTACGTCATTGTCGACGAACCTGTAGACCCGGGATCTATTGTTGATGAAGAACAAGTCATCTGTGTTGGCACAATACCAGATGCCCTACTTTCTGACGAACCTGCATCAGGCGGAAACGACTCAGGAGACTTCGATTACCAGTGGCAAAGCTCCCTAACCGGGGACGAGGAAGATTTTGATGACATTGCCGGTGCAGATGAGGAAGACTTTACACCTGATGCACTAGAAGAAAGTACTTATTTTAGAAGAATGGCAACTTCAGGGGAGTGCCCTCCAACCTATACAGATCCAGTCCTTGTAACTGTTATAGATGAAGTTGACCCTGGTGAGATCGGAGAAGACGTAGAAATTTGTATCAATACAATTCCTCCAACAATTGAAGAAACCGTTGCTGCAAGCGGCGGAGATGAGGATTTTGTTTATCAGTGGGAGGTGTCAATAGACGGAGACACTTGGGATGAAATAGATGGTGAAACAAGTATAGATTATTCTCCGTCTGACCCAATAAGTGAAGAGACTTATTATAGAAGAAGAGTTTCAGCAGGACCATGCGACTCTGTTTACTCTAACATTGTTACTATATCTATTACCCCAGTACTGACAGGTGGCGCCATCAGCCAAGACCAAAGAACCTGCTACGATGTAGAACCTGACTTCCCATTGGTAAGCGAACAAGATGCCGATGGCGGGGACGGAACCTATGAGTACACCTGGCAGTCTGCCTCTCTGGACGATCCTGAGAACTGGACACCGGAAAGTGCTGCCGATGGCAGTGAACTTGTACTTGGTGCCCTTACCGAAAGCAGGATGTACAGACGTATGGTAGTGTCGGGTGACAACGAAGAGTGTAATACTGCTTATTCCGACACCGTCACTGTTACTGTTTATGAGATGACAGAACCAGGCACCATCGGTGACCCGGAGATCATTTGCTATAACGGAACGCCTTCGGAACTGATCAATGTTGACCTGCCTACGGAAGGCGATACCGAAGAGGTTGTACCTTATACATACCGCTGGTTATATGCAGAAGAAAGCGCACCAGGCTCTTGGGCCGCTGCCGGAGGAACGGGAGAGAATTTCCAGCCGGGGCAACTTACCGAAACCACTTGGTTTGTAAGGGAAGTTACTTCTGGCAACTGCCCTCCTGTAGAGTCTGACCCTATAGAGATTGCTGTTACAGACCCACTGGAGCCGGGCGCTATCGGGGACGACACAACCATATGCGCAGGTTCTTCGCCTGGCACTATTGCGGAAATTGACCCTGCCGAAGGCGGTGGCGGAGGCTATACCTACGTTTGGGAAAAATCTGAGGACAACGGCCCATGGGAAGTGATAGATGACGAAACAGCTTTTGAATACACCCCTGACAATGTCCTTGTCGATACAAGGTACAGAAGGATTGTGTCCACCGATGTTTGCGATGCAGAAGAGTCAAATATCGTCACAGTCTCTGTACTGCCAGGGCTTGACCCAGGAGAGATTGCCGATGACCAGGCCATCTGTTACGATACCCAGCCAGACGAGATCATTAGCGTGTCATCGGCACAGGGCGGTACAGGAGATTTTGACTACTCTTGGCTCTATGCGACCGAAGACGATATCGCAAATGACGACTGGAACCCAATAACTGGCGAAGATGGCCTTACCTATACCCCGGACAACCTTACCGAGTCTACCTATTTTGCCAGAATGGTAGTGTCCGGTACGGGCGACTGTAACACTTCTGTTACCATGCCTGTATTCATCGAGGTATATGAAGACTTGACCCCTGGCGCTATCGAAGATGACCAGGAAATTTGCGAGGACGAAACTCCTGAGCCGATCACAGAGCTTACGCCTGCTGCAGGAGGAGACGGTGACTATGCCTACACTTGGGAAATGACAGAAGACAATGGCACTACCTGGACAACAATAAGTGGCGCAACGACTGCAACCTATGCACCTGGCGCGCTTACCCAGACCACTATCTACAGAAGGAACGTGACTTCGGGCGACTGTGGCACGGTAACATCGAACATGGTAGAAATCGATGTGACCCCAAATGAAGCGGTAGACGTTTCAATCACCAACCCAGGGAATACGTGTATCGGGGAAAACATGACTTTCAATGCAACCCCTCAAAATGAAGGAAATTCCCCTGTATATGCCTGGTATGTCAATGATACCGAAGTACCGGGGGGAACAGGATCCAGTTTCACTACCGATGACCTCAATGACGGGGACAGGGTAAAAGTGATACTTACTTCTTCTATAGAATGTACAACAAACAACCCGGCAGAGTCAAACGAAGAAGTGGCGGACATCACCACTTCAGTGATCCCTGCCGTAACGATCAACAACCCGGATGATATCTGTGAAGGTGAAGAAGTGAACTTTACGGCCAACCCTTCTGGTGGCGGGAACACTCCTACCTACGAGTGGTTTGTAAACGGTGTATCGCAAGGACCGGAAGACTTAGTTGCCACATGGTCAAGCGACCAGTTGCAAGATGGAGACGAGGTACACGTGGTCATGACCTCTAGCTCACAATGTATCGATGCGAGCGTTAGCGATGAAGCAACCTCCAACACCCATGAGATGGAAGTGATCGAGAATGCGGTTGTAAGTGTGTCCATAAGCGCCAACCCTGCTTCAAGGGAGTGCGAAGGCACACCGGTCACCTTTACGGCCACTCCGACCAACGAAGGCACCTCCCCTACTTACCAATGGTATGTCAACGGGCAGCCAACAGGGATGAACAATCCGGTATTTGAAGCGGACGACCTAGAAGACGAAGACGAGGTATGGGTAGAGATGGAGTCGTCGCTTAGATGTGTCGTGCAAAGGGATGCTGCCTCAAACATCCATGAGATGGAAGTCGAGCCGATAGTACCCGTTTCTGTTTCCCTACAAGGGCCTTCAGGAACCATTTGCGAAGGTGCAGAAGCCACCTTTACCGCTACCCCGACCAATGGCGGGTCAAACCCTACATACCAGTGGTTTGTAGAAGGACAGTTGCAAGCCGAAACAAGCGACGTATTTGTGAGCGACGAGCTCAGTGACGATGATGAAGTTGAGGTAAGGCTTACCTCAAGCGAAATGTGCCCGGACGGCACGGCCAGCGACAACTTCACTGCCGACATATTTACCATGCCAGATATCAATGTCACCCCAACACCTGTGGTGATGTGCGAAGGAAGTTCTCAGCTATTGACACCTGACGTTAACGAATCAGGAAGTACCTATGAATGGTTTATCGACGGTACAAGCACAGGACATAACTCAAGGACTTACATGGCTTCTGAGACTGGAACACATACTGTATGGGTAGACTTCCCGCACGGATGCGGCAAGGAGTCGGAGCCGGCAGAGGTGACCGTACTGCCTGAGCCTGACCCTGTGATCAACGAAGACAGCACGACCATTTGTGAAGACGAATATGCTACTTTCACTGTGGACGCCTCTGACAACAACAACTCGATACAGTGGTACCTGAACGGTATGCCTATAGACGGTGAGACCGGCCATACCATACATATCAACGAGCCGGGCTTGCTGACGGTAGTCGAAGACAACGGGACATGCAACACTAGGTCTACAGAAGTGCCGCTGGTAGTGATACCAAACCCTGTTCCATATGCCGGGGAAGACGTGACGGTAATAGAAGGGGATCCGGTACAACTGACGGCAACTGGCGGGGAAACATTTAGCTGGTACCCTGAAGACGGGCTGGACGACCCGAACATCCCTAACCCGGTTTTCATTTCGGAAGACAACATTACCTATACGGTAACGGTGGCAAACGAGCACTGTGAGGGACAGGACGAAGTGAACATTACGGTCCAAAAGCCGATCGTGGTACGCAACTCGTTCACGCCAAACGGTGACAACATAAACGACACTTGGTACATCGAGAACCTGGAAAGGTTCCCGGACGCAAGGATCGAGATATACAACAGGTGGGGTAGTCTTGTATGGTTGTCAGATGGCCCTGCCGAGTGGGACGGTACAAACTTCAGGAACAACGAAGATTTGCCGGTGGCCACTTATTACTATGTCATCATCCTTAATTCTGAAATATTTGACAAGCCATATACTGGCCATGTAACTATTGTGAGATAA
- a CDS encoding efflux RND transporter periplasmic adaptor subunit has product MKFTNNIKLWMLIMLFAVQMSCTSSKPEEKGVVKADAGKITTVEVVKPRKTSFTGEIHITGTAKPNQVVKVHAMESGYVHYIRKDIGDAVRAGEVIAELRNPELVRQSQKLQAQVKAKQAIYERLKSTREKTPAITTIQLVEDAEADYLSVKAELDAVNDRISFLKVKAPFSGVITQRFVDKGALVQSGIANSGAAAIVEVQEINPVRVTIPLPETDVAAVREDMEVNVQFPELAGEAFTAKVSRTSKALDPASKTMQVEIDVQNPDGKIRPGMYAKARMQVSSRENILSLPVSAQTIYQNQPFLLVVRDNKVERVSLRKGLSNKDFFEVLNSEVGEEDMVIIQGKSLVKPGQIVEPVIKAEK; this is encoded by the coding sequence ATGAAATTTACAAATAATATAAAATTATGGATGCTGATAATGCTTTTTGCAGTTCAGATGTCCTGTACTTCTTCAAAGCCTGAAGAAAAGGGTGTTGTAAAAGCTGATGCCGGTAAAATAACAACGGTAGAGGTTGTAAAGCCTCGTAAAACCAGCTTTACGGGCGAAATTCATATAACAGGTACCGCAAAGCCTAATCAAGTGGTAAAAGTACATGCCATGGAAAGTGGTTATGTCCACTATATCCGCAAGGACATCGGTGATGCCGTGAGGGCAGGGGAAGTAATAGCTGAACTCAGAAATCCTGAGCTGGTAAGGCAGTCCCAGAAACTGCAGGCGCAGGTGAAGGCTAAGCAGGCAATTTATGAGCGCCTTAAGTCAACCCGTGAAAAAACACCTGCCATCACTACCATTCAGTTGGTGGAAGATGCCGAAGCGGACTATCTTTCTGTAAAGGCTGAACTTGATGCAGTAAATGACCGCATCAGCTTCCTGAAGGTAAAGGCACCTTTTTCAGGAGTAATCACCCAAAGGTTTGTAGACAAAGGGGCTCTTGTCCAGAGCGGTATTGCCAATTCTGGGGCAGCAGCCATTGTGGAGGTTCAGGAAATAAATCCTGTAAGGGTAACGATTCCCCTTCCGGAAACCGATGTAGCCGCAGTTCGGGAAGATATGGAAGTAAACGTTCAATTTCCTGAGCTGGCAGGCGAGGCATTCACAGCAAAAGTCAGCCGTACATCCAAGGCACTTGACCCGGCTTCTAAAACCATGCAGGTGGAGATAGACGTGCAAAATCCTGATGGAAAAATCAGGCCGGGCATGTATGCTAAGGCACGGATGCAGGTTAGCAGCAGGGAAAACATTCTGTCCCTGCCCGTATCAGCTCAGACAATCTATCAAAACCAGCCTTTCCTTTTAGTTGTGAGGGACAATAAGGTAGAAAGAGTGTCTTTGCGCAAAGGCTTATCCAATAAAGATTTTTTTGAGGTACTGAATTCTGAAGTGGGAGAGGAAGACATGGTCATAATTCAGGGAAAAAGCCTTGTGAAGCCTGGACAAATTGTTGAACCTGTTATAAAAGCTGAGAAATAA